From a region of the Thermosipho melanesiensis BI429 genome:
- a CDS encoding THUMP domain-containing class I SAM-dependent RNA methyltransferase gives MTIVLTCTSGLEAATALEVKNMGYKVLESVSGKIYIKGDLKDIPLLNIHLRSAERVFILLKKTVVKTFDEFYKAIYEIDWEDFVHGKVYISDVSVRNSKLSAKGAIISVAYAAIRKKVKSESNVKFPVRIILKNDVLYVLLDTTGEKALSKRGYRLKTSKAPLRETIAASLILLSRWKNATFIDPFCGSGTIPIEAALIKSNTPPGIFRSFVSENWNFLNWPDRGKRLINVDEIYGFDLDEEIIKIAKENAKRIGIKGLIFEKRLFGTYNMNNVWIVTNPPYGERLSYNIDFSKFLKNFEDSKFYILFPNRNFEKMFGKKATKKIRFQNSGIWVWFYMYY, from the coding sequence ATGACTATAGTGTTAACGTGTACTTCTGGTTTAGAAGCGGCAACAGCTCTTGAAGTAAAGAATATGGGGTATAAAGTATTAGAATCTGTATCTGGGAAGATATATATAAAGGGGGATTTAAAAGATATCCCCCTTCTTAATATACATCTAAGAAGTGCAGAAAGAGTATTTATATTATTAAAAAAGACTGTTGTAAAAACATTTGATGAATTTTACAAGGCTATTTATGAAATTGATTGGGAAGATTTTGTTCACGGAAAAGTGTATATATCCGATGTTTCCGTGAGAAATTCCAAGCTTTCGGCAAAAGGAGCCATTATTTCTGTAGCGTATGCAGCTATTAGGAAAAAGGTAAAAAGTGAATCAAATGTGAAATTTCCCGTGAGAATAATTTTAAAAAATGATGTGCTTTATGTACTGCTGGATACAACCGGAGAAAAAGCTTTAAGCAAAAGGGGATATAGGTTGAAAACCTCAAAAGCTCCACTCCGAGAAACAATTGCGGCTTCTTTAATATTACTTTCAAGGTGGAAAAATGCAACGTTTATAGATCCGTTTTGTGGGAGTGGAACCATTCCAATTGAGGCGGCTTTGATAAAATCAAATACACCACCTGGAATTTTTAGAAGTTTCGTGTCTGAAAATTGGAATTTTTTAAATTGGCCTGATAGAGGAAAAAGGCTTATAAATGTTGATGAAATTTATGGGTTTGACTTAGATGAAGAAATTATTAAGATTGCAAAGGAAAATGCAAAACGTATAGGTATAAAGGGTTTGATTTTTGAAAAAAGGTTATTTGGGACGTATAATATGAATAATGTGTGGATTGTGACAAATCCTCCATATGGTGAGAGATTAAGTTATAATATAGATTTTTCAAAATTTTTGAAGAATTTTGAGGATTCAAAGTTTTATATTCTTTTTCCTAATAGAAATTTTGAAAAAATGTTTGGAAAAAAGGCTACCAAAAAGATAAGATTTCAAAATAGTGGGATTTGGGTTTGGTTTTATATGTATTATTAG
- a CDS encoding DUF190 domain-containing protein, which produces MKLLRIYLGEKDTFKGKPVFEHILKLAYEEGLKGITVLKGIMGFGHKRHIHRSDFFALSEDLPIVIDIVDEKERIDSFLEKVKELPFDGLVVEFLVNAHYVVKEK; this is translated from the coding sequence TTGAAATTACTTAGAATATATCTGGGTGAGAAAGATACGTTTAAGGGGAAACCTGTATTTGAACATATATTAAAGCTAGCATATGAGGAAGGGTTAAAGGGTATAACTGTTTTAAAGGGAATAATGGGTTTTGGCCATAAAAGACATATACATAGAAGTGATTTTTTTGCTTTGTCCGAAGATTTGCCGATTGTGATTGATATAGTTGATGAAAAAGAGAGAATAGATTCTTTTTTAGAGAAAGTAAAAGAATTGCCTTTTGATGGTCTTGTTGTTGAATTTTTGGTAAATGCTCATTATGTGGTGAAAGAAAAATGA
- the crcB gene encoding fluoride efflux transporter CrcB produces MKFILIAIGGAFGALFRYFVSKVFNTHFPFNYIPLGTVIVNVLGAFLLSFVLFSSIERFEVNPNFVLFFGTGFLGAFTTFSTFAYETLSLFLTSPFRALVYFFANLFFGFFAAFFGMVLGRGKFL; encoded by the coding sequence ATGAAATTTATCTTGATAGCTATTGGAGGCGCTTTTGGAGCACTGTTTAGGTATTTTGTTTCTAAAGTTTTTAATACACATTTTCCTTTTAATTATATTCCTTTGGGAACGGTAATAGTGAATGTTTTGGGAGCATTTTTACTTTCATTTGTGTTATTTTCCAGTATAGAAAGATTTGAGGTCAACCCAAATTTTGTGCTCTTTTTTGGAACGGGTTTTCTTGGAGCATTTACCACGTTTTCAACATTTGCTTATGAAACATTGTCATTATTTTTAACAAGTCCTTTTAGAGCTTTGGTATATTTTTTTGCAAATTTATTCTTTGGTTTTTTTGCTGCTTTTTTTGGAATGGTACTTGGAAGGGGGAAATTTCTTTGA
- the rdgB gene encoding RdgB/HAM1 family non-canonical purine NTP pyrophosphatase, producing MIYVATSNMHKVEEIKKIVGENVNLQRSPEKVDVIEDGKSFYENSVKKAYYYGKKLESPVISDDSGLEINALDGFPGVESARFMEGRPYVEKMSKILDMLKDKEDRSAQFVCVATYFNPKNGLLISVEGKVFGIISTEVRGTFGFGYDPFFIPDGYEKTFGELGDSIKKKISHRAKAFRKLFEILKEVKEI from the coding sequence ATGATATATGTTGCTACGTCAAATATGCATAAGGTAGAAGAGATAAAGAAGATTGTTGGAGAAAATGTTAATTTACAAAGATCTCCTGAAAAGGTAGATGTAATAGAAGATGGTAAATCATTTTATGAAAATTCTGTTAAAAAAGCATATTATTATGGAAAAAAGTTAGAAAGTCCAGTTATTTCCGATGATTCTGGACTTGAAATAAATGCACTAGATGGTTTTCCTGGTGTTGAAAGTGCAAGATTTATGGAAGGAAGACCTTATGTCGAAAAAATGTCTAAAATTCTAGATATGTTGAAAGACAAGGAAGATAGAAGTGCACAATTTGTTTGTGTTGCAACTTATTTTAACCCAAAGAATGGACTTTTAATTTCTGTCGAGGGGAAAGTATTTGGGATTATTTCAACGGAAGTTAGAGGAACTTTTGGTTTTGGATATGATCCATTTTTTATTCCTGATGGATATGAAAAAACGTTTGGTGAACTTGGTGATAGTATAAAAAAAAAGATAAGTCACAGGGCAAAGGCATTTAGAAAATTGTTTGAAATATTAAAAGAGGTGAAAGAAATTTGA
- a CDS encoding 23S rRNA (pseudouridine(1915)-N(3))-methyltransferase RlmH, translating into MKIEVIVPGKISKHLKSAFDFYLDKLKRFCDLKISFVRLGGDINKTSKSVILNNEEKEILNKLKGRSFVLLDLYGKQIDSLEFSSLLKNKLLEGNLCFVIGGPLGISENLRRMSEKRISLSKLTFTHEMALILLLEQLFRGFKIINNEKYHY; encoded by the coding sequence GTGAAGATTGAAGTAATAGTTCCTGGAAAGATTTCAAAGCACTTAAAAAGTGCTTTTGATTTTTATTTAGATAAGTTAAAAAGATTTTGTGATTTGAAAATAAGTTTTGTAAGATTAGGTGGGGATATTAACAAAACCTCAAAGAGTGTTATACTAAATAATGAGGAAAAGGAAATTTTGAATAAGCTTAAAGGAAGAAGTTTTGTTTTACTTGATCTTTATGGAAAACAGATTGATAGTTTGGAATTTTCAAGTTTGTTGAAAAATAAATTATTGGAAGGTAATTTGTGTTTTGTAATTGGTGGCCCGCTAGGAATTAGTGAAAATTTGAGACGTATGTCTGAGAAGAGAATTTCGCTTTCCAAATTGACTTTTACTCATGAAATGGCTTTAATATTGTTGCTTGAACAGTTATTTCGTGGGTTTAAGATAATTAATAACGAAAAATATCATTATTAG
- a CDS encoding DUF501 domain-containing protein, with protein MECTGDKVLREIVSKQIGRDAKNFCKVAVFCSHGFPQVIKSLPVRDGKPFPTLNYLTCPYLVKEVSRLEEKGMIKEVEKIIEEDEEFKEKLFQAHRKVIEERDSYFELDEISEFKQWREKLKNVGTGGISNFSKVKCLHLHLADFLVGIKNPVGKLVYERLGEIECKDKYCEGLK; from the coding sequence ATGGAATGCACTGGTGATAAAGTTTTAAGAGAAATAGTTTCAAAACAAATTGGTCGGGATGCAAAAAACTTTTGTAAAGTTGCCGTATTTTGTTCTCATGGTTTTCCACAAGTGATAAAGAGTCTTCCAGTTAGGGATGGAAAGCCATTTCCGACTTTAAATTATCTTACATGTCCTTATTTAGTTAAAGAGGTGTCCAGATTAGAAGAAAAAGGAATGATAAAAGAAGTAGAGAAGATAATAGAAGAAGATGAAGAGTTTAAAGAGAAACTTTTTCAGGCACATAGGAAAGTTATAGAAGAAAGAGATAGTTATTTTGAATTAGATGAGATTTCTGAATTTAAGCAATGGAGAGAAAAATTAAAAAATGTGGGGACAGGTGGTATTTCAAACTTTTCAAAGGTAAAGTGTTTACATCTTCACTTAGCTGATTTTTTAGTGGGAATTAAAAATCCAGTGGGAAAGTTGGTTTATGAAAGGTTAGGAGAGATAGAGTGTAAAGATAAATATTGTGAGGGATTAAAGTGA
- a CDS encoding 50S ribosomal protein L11 methyltransferase, giving the protein MKKKFFERVYSISKEDVEKVEEYFFDKGISNYYFYETKEGVFLVLVSEKKNFEENFSYKLVEERETSSDEWIKNLISKPFEFIDGVYIDPDYHEINDKLVIRITPGLAFGTGLHTTTKLAATLLKKYLRQGMDVLDLGCGSGILSILAKKLGASGVLAVDNDKMAVESAIENVEKNNVEVEIRVSDLLKNVDGKYDLIVSNIIADVLVKALEDMPKFLKKNGIVILSGIIDSKLYLFEHLNIVEHRRKDEWNALVIKF; this is encoded by the coding sequence ATGAAGAAAAAATTTTTTGAGAGGGTTTATAGTATTTCAAAGGAAGACGTGGAAAAGGTTGAAGAATATTTTTTTGATAAGGGTATTAGTAATTATTATTTTTATGAAACAAAAGAGGGAGTATTTTTGGTTTTAGTGAGTGAAAAGAAAAACTTTGAAGAGAATTTTTCATACAAGTTAGTAGAAGAAAGGGAAACCTCTTCGGATGAATGGATCAAAAATCTTATCTCTAAGCCTTTTGAATTCATAGATGGTGTGTATATTGATCCGGATTACCATGAAATTAATGACAAATTGGTTATTAGAATAACACCGGGGCTTGCTTTTGGAACGGGGCTTCATACCACTACAAAGCTTGCTGCAACTTTGCTTAAGAAGTATTTAAGGCAAGGTATGGATGTTTTGGATTTGGGATGTGGAAGCGGGATTTTAAGTATTTTGGCTAAAAAGTTGGGAGCGAGTGGAGTTCTAGCTGTGGATAACGATAAAATGGCAGTTGAATCTGCAATAGAAAATGTGGAGAAGAATAACGTAGAGGTTGAAATAAGAGTGTCTGATTTATTGAAAAACGTAGATGGAAAGTATGATTTAATTGTTTCTAATATAATTGCCGATGTGTTGGTTAAAGCTTTAGAAGATATGCCTAAATTTTTGAAAAAAAATGGGATAGTTATACTATCGGGAATTATAGATTCTAAACTTTATTTATTTGAGCATTTAAATATAGTTGAGCATCGGAGGAAAGATGAATGGAATGCACTGGTGATAAAGTTTTAA
- a CDS encoding peptidoglycan DD-metalloendopeptidase family protein — translation MRKCSIFFLLFSALSFSSYFVLNYYVQPGDTVYELSKKFRVSPSIILDWNEVDPYGLKIGEVIKIPQPPGIMYEVQQGDSLYSIALRFFTTVDRIKDANELKSNYIYVGQKLFIPLDYVGMAFNIYDKSFMWPVFGKISSTYGWRIHPIYKKRSFHSGVDISAPMGTPIFSATDGVVKFAGEYGGYGLAVIVDYGKYDIVYGHMSKICVYKGQKISKGELIGRVGSTGISTGPHLHFEVRINGKHTNPMAYLPSYGRMYVLKDEGLYLGGE, via the coding sequence ATGAGAAAATGTAGTATATTTTTTCTACTTTTTTCAGCACTTTCGTTTTCAAGTTATTTTGTGCTAAACTATTACGTTCAACCAGGTGATACAGTATATGAATTGTCTAAGAAATTTAGAGTTTCACCTTCAATTATTTTGGATTGGAATGAAGTAGATCCATACGGGTTGAAGATAGGGGAGGTAATTAAAATTCCCCAACCGCCTGGTATTATGTACGAAGTTCAACAGGGAGATAGTTTATATTCAATTGCTTTAAGATTTTTTACAACAGTAGATAGGATAAAGGATGCAAACGAGTTAAAAAGTAATTATATTTATGTAGGGCAGAAGCTTTTTATCCCGCTGGATTATGTTGGTATGGCGTTTAATATTTATGATAAGAGTTTTATGTGGCCTGTGTTTGGTAAGATTTCATCTACGTATGGATGGAGAATTCATCCCATTTACAAAAAAAGGAGTTTTCATAGTGGTGTGGATATTTCAGCTCCAATGGGAACACCAATTTTTTCTGCAACTGATGGAGTTGTTAAATTTGCAGGAGAATATGGAGGATATGGATTAGCTGTTATTGTTGATTATGGTAAATACGATATAGTTTATGGTCATATGTCAAAAATATGTGTTTATAAAGGGCAGAAGATAAGTAAGGGAGAGTTAATTGGGAGAGTAGGTTCAACTGGTATTAGTACAGGGCCACATTTACACTTTGAAGTTAGAATTAATGGAAAACATACAAATCCAATGGCTTATCTTCCTTCATACGGAAGGATGTATGTGTTAAAAGATGAAGGTTTATATTTAGGTGGTGAATGA
- a CDS encoding hotdog domain-containing protein: MKTTLKVRMSTADAHYGGNLVDGARILQLFGDVATELLIRHDGDEGLFRAYETIEFLAPVYAGDFIEITGEIIKVGKTSRKMEFIAKKIITARPDINDSAADVLDEPIIVCKAIGTCVVPLEKQRR, encoded by the coding sequence ATGAAAACTACACTAAAGGTTAGAATGAGCACGGCAGATGCCCATTATGGAGGAAATCTTGTAGATGGAGCACGTATATTACAACTCTTTGGAGACGTTGCAACAGAATTACTCATACGTCACGATGGCGATGAGGGACTATTCCGAGCATACGAAACTATTGAGTTTTTAGCTCCTGTTTACGCAGGAGATTTTATTGAAATAACCGGTGAAATTATTAAAGTTGGAAAAACATCAAGAAAAATGGAATTTATCGCAAAAAAAATTATTACAGCAAGACCTGATATAAACGATAGTGCTGCCGATGTCTTAGATGAACCTATTATTGTGTGCAAAGCAATAGGTACGTGTGTCGTACCATTAGAAAAACAAAGAAGGTGA
- a CDS encoding 3-keto-5-aminohexanoate cleavage protein: protein MEKLIITVAVTGAEVTREKQPNLPITPDEIADAVYECYLAGASIAHIHARKEDGTPTQSYEIYIEIKEKIEKKCNIIFQPSTGGATWHTFEERMQPLLTNPEMATLSAGTCNFGNDVFLNPMEYIEKFAIEMKKRKIKPEIEVFERGMIETALKLVKKGLLEAPLHFDFVMGVPGAIPGTIDDLVYLVSKIPEGSTWSVAGIGRYELPLAVHAILMGGHVRIGFEDNIYYKKGELAKSNAQLVERIVRIAKEVGREIATPDEARKILGIRKE, encoded by the coding sequence GTGGAAAAACTTATAATTACTGTAGCGGTTACAGGTGCCGAAGTAACTCGCGAAAAACAACCTAACCTTCCCATAACTCCTGATGAAATAGCTGATGCGGTATACGAATGTTATTTAGCAGGTGCCTCTATTGCACATATACATGCAAGAAAAGAAGATGGTACACCAACTCAAAGTTATGAAATTTACATAGAAATAAAGGAAAAAATCGAAAAAAAATGTAACATCATTTTTCAACCATCAACTGGTGGTGCAACCTGGCATACATTTGAAGAAAGAATGCAACCACTCTTAACAAATCCTGAAATGGCAACACTCAGTGCAGGAACCTGTAACTTTGGTAATGATGTCTTTTTAAATCCAATGGAATACATTGAAAAATTTGCAATTGAAATGAAAAAAAGAAAAATAAAACCAGAAATAGAAGTTTTTGAGAGAGGTATGATAGAAACAGCATTAAAATTGGTAAAAAAGGGATTACTTGAAGCTCCGTTACATTTTGATTTTGTAATGGGAGTTCCAGGAGCAATACCAGGAACTATTGATGATCTTGTTTATTTAGTTTCAAAAATTCCTGAAGGCTCCACGTGGAGTGTTGCTGGAATTGGTAGATATGAACTTCCACTTGCTGTACATGCAATTTTAATGGGGGGACACGTTAGGATTGGTTTTGAAGATAACATATATTACAAAAAAGGAGAACTTGCAAAATCCAATGCACAACTTGTTGAAAGAATAGTTCGGATAGCAAAAGAAGTGGGAAGGGAAATAGCAACACCAGATGAAGCAAGAAAAATACTTGGTATTAGAAAGGAGTGA
- a CDS encoding L-erythro-3,5-diaminohexanoate dehydrogenase, whose product MKQEKYLVLERSEIVINKKRCPYGTHRVIEPKGFLPQAAKKIDNNMEIYSNEILINVKTLNIDSASFTQIKNSCKGDIECIKKTVLSIVEERGKLQNPVTGSGGMLIGTVEEIGPDIKTDLEVGDKIATLVSLSLTPLRIDEILDVKVDAEQIDIKGKAILFETGIYAKLPDDIPEKLALAVLDVAGAPAQVNKLVKPGMTVAIIGGGGKSGILCAYQAIKNVGKDGKVIVIEYSKENAQKIKDLNLAHHVIVGDATKPMEIYKQFSEISNLADVTINNVNVEGTEMSSILITKDDGIIYFFSMATSFTRAALGAEGIGKDVTMIIGNGYTKGHAELSLNIIRESNEIKKLFESKYC is encoded by the coding sequence ATGAAGCAAGAAAAATACTTGGTATTAGAAAGGAGTGAAATAGTGATAAACAAAAAAAGATGTCCCTATGGTACGCACAGGGTAATTGAACCAAAAGGCTTTTTACCACAAGCAGCAAAGAAAATTGACAACAATATGGAAATATATTCAAATGAAATATTAATTAATGTAAAAACTCTAAACATTGATTCTGCAAGCTTTACACAAATTAAAAATTCTTGTAAAGGTGATATTGAATGCATAAAAAAAACTGTTCTTTCTATAGTCGAGGAAAGAGGGAAACTACAAAATCCAGTAACAGGAAGCGGAGGTATGCTAATAGGTACAGTTGAAGAAATTGGTCCAGATATAAAAACTGATCTAGAAGTAGGAGATAAAATAGCTACACTTGTTTCTCTTTCACTAACTCCACTAAGAATAGATGAAATATTAGACGTCAAAGTTGATGCAGAACAAATTGACATTAAAGGAAAAGCAATACTTTTTGAAACAGGTATATATGCAAAACTTCCAGATGACATTCCCGAAAAACTTGCACTTGCCGTGTTAGATGTTGCAGGTGCTCCAGCACAAGTAAATAAACTGGTAAAACCGGGAATGACAGTGGCAATAATTGGCGGTGGAGGAAAATCCGGAATTTTATGTGCATATCAAGCTATAAAAAATGTGGGAAAAGATGGAAAAGTAATAGTTATTGAATATTCAAAAGAAAATGCACAAAAAATAAAAGATTTAAATCTAGCACATCATGTAATTGTTGGTGACGCAACAAAGCCTATGGAAATATACAAACAATTTTCAGAAATCAGCAATCTTGCAGATGTAACTATTAATAACGTAAATGTTGAAGGCACAGAAATGTCTTCTATTTTAATCACAAAAGATGATGGAATAATTTACTTTTTTAGCATGGCAACTTCTTTCACGAGAGCTGCACTCGGTGCTGAAGGAATTGGTAAAGATGTAACAATGATTATAGGAAATGGATATACAAAAGGGCATGCTGAATTAAGCTTAAATATAATTAGAGAATCAAATGAAATAAAAAAGTTATTTGAATCAAAATACTGTTAA
- the ablA gene encoding lysine 2,3-aminomutase — MRHYKDIPLWKNVTDKEWNDWKWQIRNRITNVDTLKKVINLTKEEEEGIRQSLKTLRMAITPYYASLMDPDNPKCPIRRQAVPTVKELEVKPWDMIDPLHEDEDSPVPGLTHRYPDRVLLLVTDMCAMYCRHCTRRRFAGQHDRTRTKSEIDAAIDYIRETPQVRDVLLSGGDALLAGIDMLEYILKELRKIKHVEIIRIGTRAPVVIPQIVTKELTNMLKKYHPIWINMQFNHPKEITSESSKACEMLADAGIPLGNQSVLLRGVNDSPYIMMELVHQLVKIRVRPYYIYQCDLSQGISHFRTSIGTGLKIMESLIGHTSGFCVPTYVVDAPAGGGKIRLMPQYLISYSNNTAILRNYEGVIVAYHEPEDTTSDVDDSEYRKKYKFTGIASLYESKKISIEPTHLERHERIKKWKEKRGEEK; from the coding sequence ATGAGGCATTACAAAGACATTCCACTTTGGAAAAATGTAACTGATAAAGAATGGAATGATTGGAAATGGCAAATTAGAAATAGAATTACAAACGTAGATACATTAAAAAAGGTTATCAACCTTACAAAAGAAGAGGAGGAGGGTATAAGACAAAGCCTGAAAACATTAAGGATGGCAATAACACCATATTATGCATCTTTAATGGACCCGGATAATCCGAAATGTCCTATTAGGAGACAGGCTGTACCAACCGTTAAAGAACTTGAAGTTAAACCCTGGGACATGATAGATCCATTACACGAAGATGAAGACTCTCCTGTTCCTGGACTTACACACAGATATCCAGATAGAGTGTTACTACTCGTTACTGATATGTGTGCTATGTATTGTAGGCACTGTACTAGAAGAAGGTTTGCAGGTCAACATGACAGGACAAGAACAAAAAGTGAAATAGATGCGGCAATTGATTATATTAGAGAAACTCCACAAGTAAGAGATGTATTACTTTCCGGTGGCGATGCACTCTTAGCTGGAATAGATATGTTAGAATACATTCTAAAAGAACTTAGAAAAATTAAACACGTTGAGATAATTAGGATCGGAACAAGAGCTCCTGTGGTAATACCTCAAATTGTAACTAAAGAACTTACAAATATGCTCAAAAAGTACCATCCAATATGGATAAACATGCAATTTAACCACCCAAAAGAAATTACCTCTGAAAGCTCAAAAGCTTGTGAGATGTTGGCAGATGCAGGTATTCCTTTGGGAAATCAATCTGTTCTACTAAGAGGTGTAAACGACAGTCCATACATTATGATGGAACTTGTACATCAACTAGTGAAAATTAGAGTAAGACCATATTATATTTATCAATGTGACCTTTCTCAAGGTATCTCTCATTTTAGAACATCCATTGGAACGGGTCTGAAAATTATGGAAAGCCTAATAGGGCATACTTCAGGTTTCTGTGTTCCAACCTATGTGGTAGATGCACCAGCAGGTGGCGGAAAAATAAGATTAATGCCTCAATACTTGATTTCGTATTCTAATAACACCGCTATCTTGAGAAATTATGAAGGAGTTATAGTTGCATATCATGAACCTGAAGATACTACATCTGACGTTGATGATAGCGAATACAGGAAAAAATACAAATTCACCGGTATCGCTTCACTTTATGAAAGCAAAAAGATTTCCATTGAACCAACTCATTTAGAAAGACATGAAAGAATTAAAAAATGGAAAGAAAAAAGGGGAGAAGAAAAATGA
- a CDS encoding MaoC family dehydratase, giving the protein MKFDEIYIGQKFEKKFIVKSDHVLNFAEITGDKNPVHIDEEYAKNSIFGGRIAHGILLLGYVSSILGMEFPGPGTIYMSQNANFLRPVYVGEEIKIVIEVLEKQMEKKRITVSTNIYNKEGKICVEGRALLSLKFI; this is encoded by the coding sequence ATGAAGTTTGATGAAATATACATAGGACAAAAATTCGAAAAAAAATTCATAGTTAAAAGCGATCACGTATTAAATTTTGCAGAAATAACAGGCGATAAAAACCCAGTTCATATAGATGAAGAATATGCGAAAAATTCCATCTTTGGAGGAAGGATTGCCCATGGCATCCTTCTTCTTGGTTACGTGTCTTCTATTTTGGGGATGGAATTTCCAGGTCCTGGAACAATTTACATGTCACAAAATGCAAACTTTTTAAGGCCTGTTTATGTGGGAGAAGAAATAAAAATAGTAATAGAAGTATTGGAAAAACAAATGGAAAAAAAGAGAATAACTGTTTCTACAAACATTTATAATAAAGAAGGAAAAATATGTGTAGAAGGAAGGGCATTACTTTCTCTAAAATTCATCTAA
- a CDS encoding MutS-related protein gives MLERLKNMDVGFEYIKSNLNFSSQIGRKYFENIKILTSKSEITYHLKAIEILSNLSLEKVKNILSHFQDIHETFKKLSYKNPLDEIELFQIKHFTYFSQELFNELKTLNLLDYFNLEALVEPFKILDPDNEKMPTFYIYSSYDKTLKEIRGKKQNENDENKLIDLTIKEKEIEKNICENLSLELFKYTEKFLKNYKIIGFLDFSISKLELIKKLNLKKPKINKAFEIEYQQLFNPEIKNLLEGEGKKFQDIDIKLKNGTQIITGANMGGKTLLLRTIALSQILFQMGFYVPAKEANLPIFDKIYFISGDFQNVKLGLSSFAAEMKIINEIFKQINKEQKMLILLDEPARTTNPTEGRAIVKTIANLLNQQNIICCITTHFDNVISDNIRHLRIKGVKNIEKIDKNRNIQDYFDYSLEEVSSNVSPKEAIKILKLLNIDNYLVEKIEEVLENEK, from the coding sequence ATGTTAGAAAGGTTGAAAAATATGGATGTGGGATTTGAATACATAAAAAGCAATCTGAACTTTTCTTCTCAAATTGGAAGAAAATATTTTGAGAACATAAAAATACTAACAAGCAAAAGTGAAATCACATATCATCTAAAAGCTATAGAAATTCTATCAAACCTTTCCCTTGAAAAGGTAAAAAATATACTTTCACACTTTCAAGACATACATGAAACATTTAAAAAACTAAGCTACAAAAATCCCTTAGATGAAATTGAACTTTTTCAAATAAAACACTTTACGTATTTCTCCCAAGAACTTTTCAATGAACTTAAAACATTAAATCTACTTGACTACTTTAACCTTGAAGCTCTTGTTGAACCTTTTAAAATTTTAGATCCCGATAATGAAAAAATGCCCACTTTTTATATATACAGTAGTTATGACAAAACCTTAAAAGAAATACGGGGAAAAAAACAAAATGAGAATGATGAAAACAAATTAATAGATCTCACCATAAAAGAAAAGGAAATAGAAAAAAACATCTGCGAAAATTTATCATTGGAATTATTCAAATACACGGAAAAATTTCTAAAGAACTACAAAATAATTGGCTTTTTAGATTTTTCCATTTCAAAATTAGAGTTAATAAAAAAATTAAATCTAAAAAAACCAAAAATAAATAAAGCATTTGAGATAGAATATCAACAACTTTTTAACCCTGAAATTAAAAATCTACTTGAAGGGGAAGGAAAAAAATTTCAAGACATCGACATTAAATTAAAAAATGGAACACAGATAATAACTGGTGCCAATATGGGAGGAAAAACACTGCTATTAAGAACTATTGCACTCTCTCAAATACTTTTTCAAATGGGATTTTACGTGCCTGCAAAAGAAGCAAATTTACCAATATTTGACAAAATATACTTCATTTCAGGTGATTTTCAAAACGTAAAACTTGGACTATCTTCATTTGCAGCAGAAATGAAGATAATAAATGAGATATTTAAGCAGATAAATAAAGAACAAAAAATGTTAATTTTGCTTGATGAACCAGCAAGAACAACAAATCCAACGGAAGGAAGGGCAATAGTCAAAACAATTGCAAATCTCCTTAACCAACAAAACATTATTTGTTGTATCACAACACATTTTGACAACGTAATTTCAGATAACATTAGACACTTAAGAATTAAAGGAGTAAAAAATATTGAAAAAATAGATAAAAATAGAAACATTCAAGATTATTTTGATTACTCTTTAGAAGAAGTATCCTCAAACGTTTCACCAAAAGAAGCAATCAAAATCCTAAAGTTACTAAATATAGATAATTATTTAGTTGAAAAAATTGAGGAGGTATTAGAAAATGAAAAGTAA